Proteins encoded by one window of Brienomyrus brachyistius isolate T26 chromosome 1, BBRACH_0.4, whole genome shotgun sequence:
- the c1ql2 gene encoding complement C1q-like protein 2, with translation MVLAIIIVLLLLFETSKTSAHYEMMGTCRMICDPYNPKSSSTAMEVMQDLSVIPPTYVQGTRGEPGRPGKPGPRGPPGEQGPPGPKGPPGERGESGKPGFTGLTSGTAKTETGDVSATVFGTKIAFYVGLKNPHEGYEVLKFDDVVTNLGNHYDSSTGKFSCQVPGIYFFTYHVLMRGGDGTSMWADLCKNGQVRASAIAQDADQNYDYASNSVVLHLDSGDEIYIKLDGGKAHGGNNNKYSTFSGFILYPD, from the exons ATGGTGTTGGCTATCATTATAGTATTACTACTCCTGTTCGAAACTTCAAAGACTTCGGCTCATTATGAGATGATGGGAACCTGTCGAATGATCTGCGATCCATACAACCCTAAATCCAGCTCTACTGCCATGGAGGTGATGCAGGATCTGAGTGTCATCCCGCCAACCTACGTTCAGGGAACTAGAGGTGAACCAGGGCGACCGGGGAAACCGGGACCTCGGGGTCCACCTGGCGAGCAGGGTCCGCCCGGTCCAAAAGGACCACCGGGAGAGAGAGGCGAATCGGGGAAGCCAGGGTTTACAGGTCTAACTTCGGGGACAGCGAAGACGGAAACGGGGGACGTTAGTGCAACAGTGTTCGGAACAAAAATAGCTTTTTATGTCGGTCTGAAGAACCCTCACGAAGGTTATGAAGTTCTCAAATTCGACGATGTAGTAACAAACCTGGGAAACCATTACGACTCGTCCACCGGAAAGTTCTCTTGCCAGGTGCCTGGGATTTATTTCTTCACATACCACGTTTTAATGAGAGGAGGCGATGGGACCAGCATGTGGGCAGACCTTTGCAAAAACGGACAG GTCCGTGCTAGCGCCATTGCCCAGGACGCTGATCAAAACTATGATTACGCTAGTAACAGCGTGGTCCTGCATCTGGACTCTGGGGACGAAATATACATCAAACTGGATGGTGGCAAAGCTCACGGAGGCAACAATAACAAGTACAGCACGTTTTCGGGCTTCATTTTGTATCCTGACTGA
- the LOC125732969 gene encoding uncharacterized protein LOC125732969, whose product MKCTDYKKLLSTGSMLLKAKLGGVQKFVRVSEPSLKEFLIAAFAKFGVPAIIEGVKVFDSSGTELDDDVFEDIVTDPSTGVLTIKYDTGLETAATEVSPEQSQLSSSHSSDSQDTVILSDSPSSKRRKLDAEAKQLVESILTSKSGGERIINEYIRTKSLVDETRRKMVNILVADMTEKNGTSPPRQVKEMYARGIVTLFPYLSDPYSKNGYEHYYDGESGTGYLAWRIKTIQRCSAKDRRLSFGGDGSSGENQCGGPTGRRELQFVTEKVLSEDECKEAISLMKHSADEDTVKKKMKLTAVYRRNMVLDPLLSSNILSYFPRFKDIKGLIEQDFVLMFGEDVSGRFLERWPTTFKGKIIQQGRKLPSASDLEELLLAADPPEDATEVNADIGWDSDLSTILLLLHLIPPSGQGRKRPGKVSASQAEKHLVVFKKTGTNIQEHLDAITTSTQPYLLAVGVKKNDIHQYFIILDKNAIPCKSTSSLGSFDELFKAHFVFGTSYNTMLHNMYTFIQTTVYNIDVGKVKESPRVAEVRARLLH is encoded by the exons ATGAAGTGCACTGACTATAAGAAATTACTGTCTACAGGAAGCATGCTGCTTAAAGCAAAACTCGGAGGTGTGCAGAAATTTGTCAGAGTTTCTGAGCCAAGCCTTAAGGAATTTTTGATTGCCG CATTTGCAAAGTTTGGTGTGCCAGCCATAATAGAAGGTGTGAAAGTTTTTGACAGTTCAGGGACTGAGTTGGATGATGATGTATTTGAAGATATAGTAACGGATCCCTCAACTGGGGTACTAACCATCAAATATGACACAG GTTTGGAAACAGCTGCTACAGAAGTGTCTCCTGAGCAGTCGCAGTTATCATCGTCACATTCTTCAGATTCACAGGACACGGTCATCCTTTCAGACAGCCCTTCTAGCAAACGCAGGAAGCTGGACGCAGAAGCTAAGCAA TTGGTGGAATCCATTCTCACCAGCAAATCTGGCGGAGAACGTATAATAAATGAATACATTCGAACCAAGTCCTTGGTGGATGAAACCAGAAGaaaaatggtgaacatactggtAGCTGACATGACAGAAAAAAATGG AACATCACCACCACGCCAGGTAAAAGAAATGTATGCCAGAGGAATTGTAACCTTATTCCCCTACCTCAGTGACCCGTACTCCAAAAATGGCTAT GaacattattatgatggtgagaGTGGCACTGGGTACTTGGCCTGGAGGATTAAAACCATACAGAGATGCAGTGCTAAAGACAGGCGATTATCATTTGGAG GAGATGGATCATCGGGTGAAAACCAGTGTGGAGGACCAACTGGAAGACGAGAGTTGCAGTTTGTTACAGAGAAGGTGCTGAGTGAGGATGAGTGCAAGGAAGCAATCTCACTGATGAAACATTCAGCTGATGAAGACACAgtcaagaagaagatgaagttgaCAGCAGTTTATCGCCGCAACATGGTCCTTGACCCCTTGCTGTCAAGCAACATACTGTCCTATTTTCCACGTTTTAAAGATATCAAAGGCTTG ATTGAACAGGATTTTGTACTGATGTTTGGTGAGGATGTATCAGGCAGGTTTCTGGAGAGGTGGCCAACAACATTCAAAGGAAAGATTATCCAACAAGGCAGAAAGCTTCCTTCTGCCAGTGACCTGGAAGAACTCTTGCTGGCAGCTGACCCTCCTGAGGATGCCACTGAAGTTAATGCTGACATTG GTTGGGACAGTGACCTTTCAACAATTTTATTGCTATTACATCTGATTCCACCATCTGGACAGGGTCGGAAAAGACCAGGAAAGGTGTCAGCTTCCCAAGCGGAAAAGCATCTTGTGGTCTTCAAAAAG ACTGGGACAAATATCCAAGAGCATCTTGATGCCATCACTACTAGCACTCAACCCTACCTCTTGGCTGTTGGGGTGAAGAAGAATGACATCCACCAGTACTTCATTATTCTTGACAAGAACGCCATACCATGCAAGTCAACCTCTTCTCTAGGTTCTTTTGATGAATTGTTTAAAGCACATTTTGTGTTTGGTACATCTTACAACACCATGCTTCACAACATGTACACATTCATCCAAACCACTGTGTACAACATAGATGTTGGCAAAGTCAAAGAAAGTCCCCGAGTTGCTGAAGTAAGGGCAAGGTTGCTTCATTAG